The genome window CGTGCGTCCGAGCACGGTGCGGGAAGGTTGGGACTACGGGAAGGATCTTTGGAGGAAACGGTCCAAGTTTGCCGTTTCCTAAGACGTATTGACGGTTTCATGACATCGAGAGTGTCCAGCTTCGGGTCCGTTTTTTTGCTCGTGAACCTCTTCTGCGGGCAAGTTCGAGCAGAGTCGCTTTTCGACGGCTCTACGCTAGCGGGCTGGCACATCATGCAAGTTTCTGAAAAGGATCCGTACTATGCGACCGATGAGAACTTTTATGTCGAAGATGGCGCGATCGTTTGCCGTCAGCTGGACAACCAAAAAGGTGGCCTGCTGCTAACGGACGCGACCTTCATCGACTTCGAGCTGAAGCTTGAGTTCATGTCTGACTGGGGCTGCGACTCGGGGGTGTTTATCCGCTGCACCGACCGGGGGGAGGGGATTCAGATCATGAATGACTACCTGCCGGGTGGAAACGTTGGGAATCTCTTTGGCCAGGGAACGGGCGGCTACCTTTCGCGACCGATCCAGCTCGAAGAAGAGTCGGGGCGCATCGTAGCCCGCGACAGCTACGATGGAGAGGAGATTGACGGCCTCCTCTACAGTATCGGCGCCGCCGCTTGGAACCAGGTTTGGAAGGAAGGGGAGTGGAACGCCTTGAAGATTCGTTGCGTAGGTGCCGAGCCGCGTATCACTACCTGGGTGAATGGAGTCAAGGTCATGCAAATGGATGGTCGTGTCTTCCGCGCTCGCCACCTGAAGGACACGAATCAAAAAAACTGGAACGCGCCGTCTACTTGGGATCGCGAGTCTGTACAGGCCATCACGGGAAATGCCGGCAGCGTCGCTCTGCAAATCCATCCCGGAAATCGCTGGAAGGCGGGCGGAGTGGTTCGCTACCGAAATATCCAGATCACTCCACTGAAGTAAGTCTTTCCTCCCAAGTTATCTCAGTTTTGTATCCAAATTATCATGCAAGAACGTAATTCCCCCGAATCCCCCTTCCAACTCGACGCCCTGGGCGCGTCCTTCGCCTTCCTCGTCTTGCGGCTGTGGCTGGGCGCGCGCTCGCTGCTGACCGGCCTGGAGAAGTTCGCCGGCACCGAGACGGTGCAGCGCCCGCTGCTCGACGAGTTCGGCGAGCCGGACATCTCCGGGGCCATGGTCAACGTGAAGGAGAAGGTCTACGGCTTCTCGCACTACCACGGCCTGCCCGAGCCGCTCTACGACAAGTTCGCCGCCGAGCCGCTGATGCCCACCTGGGCGCTGGACCTCTACTCCGGCGTCCTCGGCTGGATCCTGCTGGCCCTGGGCGTCCTGCTGCTGGCCGGGGCCCTGCCGCGCCTGGCCCTGCTGGCCAGCGGCCTGGTCTACGTCTCCCTTTCCGTCGGCCTGGTGCTGCTGAACGAGAGCGGCGGGGTGGCCTGGCTGGGCACCCACGTCCTGCTGGTGGCCCTGGCCCTGGCTCTCGTGAAGTACAACCGCTGGGCCGTCGCCGGCGACAAGCTCTAACCCCTTACCGACCCCCGATACCATGACCCAAGACAGCAAGACCAGCCTTCCCGGCGCCCCGCTCGCCCGCCGCGAGTTCGTCAAGAACAGCCTCGTCGCCGCCGGCGGCGTGATGCTCGCCCCCGCCTTCGCGCGGGCCCAGTCCTCGCCCGCCGGCGAGATCAACGTGGCCCTGGTGGGCCTGGGCGTGCAAGGCCGCGTGCTGCTCGACGCCATGCTCAACGTGCCCGGCCTGCGCTTCCGCGCCGTGTGCGACATCTGGGAGTACAGCCGCACCTACGGCCAGCGCAAGCTGGCCAAGGAAGGCTTCGAGGTGAACGCCTACCAGGACATCGAGGACATGCTGGAGAAGGAGAAGGACCTCGACGCGGCCATCGTCGCCACCCCCGACCTCTGGCACGCCCGCCACACCAACCTCTGCCTGAAGGCCGGGCTGCACGTCTACTGCGAGAAGATGATGGCCCGCACGGTGGAGGAGGCCCGCTCCATGGTGCTGACCGCCCGGGAGACCGGCAAGCTGCTGCAGATCGGCCACCAGCGCCGCTCCAACCCCCGCTACCAGCACTGCTACAACAACCTGATAAAGAAGGCCAAGATCCCCGGGCGCATCACCAACCTCAACGGGCAGTGGAACCGGGCGGTCACCCCCGACGTGGGCTGGCCCAAGAAGTACGCCATCGACGAGGCC of Pelagicoccus enzymogenes contains these proteins:
- a CDS encoding 3-keto-disaccharide hydrolase; amino-acid sequence: MTSRVSSFGSVFLLVNLFCGQVRAESLFDGSTLAGWHIMQVSEKDPYYATDENFYVEDGAIVCRQLDNQKGGLLLTDATFIDFELKLEFMSDWGCDSGVFIRCTDRGEGIQIMNDYLPGGNVGNLFGQGTGGYLSRPIQLEEESGRIVARDSYDGEEIDGLLYSIGAAAWNQVWKEGEWNALKIRCVGAEPRITTWVNGVKVMQMDGRVFRARHLKDTNQKNWNAPSTWDRESVQAITGNAGSVALQIHPGNRWKAGGVVRYRNIQITPLK